From the genome of Polyangiaceae bacterium, one region includes:
- a CDS encoding tetratricopeptide repeat protein: MTRVVALLMFLAAGCSDPQVIRVIDGVPIEGRFIRYEAYAAYGRGLEAQADGKLNDAIGWFTEASRYDPKSPEIWTRLGSAICSASSSSTPEAADAFDQAEQLDPTFEPLYRARARCALASSNLDAALAHAARAVALDPDNDDGVLLYADMLERRGKAEDATRLLDGHLVRHPASVSAWRARYELAARRRDAPAMERSARILVRLAPHMSAEIGRAVPTLAPLARVDDAIRQGNIDDARKAARQARLPPAELAVRAAAMGAQKLAREQAEHVLGADPASGSARVALASTSDAMADAQAVGVALDLPAGVRITPLSPLARLVFAELLVRHAERDAARAFMGSVESDGTNDPVFESLRLHLAGRLGASPPGPLSNFASLVERGRRASLR; the protein is encoded by the coding sequence ATGACACGCGTCGTTGCACTGCTGATGTTCCTCGCCGCGGGATGCTCGGATCCGCAGGTGATCCGCGTCATCGACGGAGTGCCCATCGAAGGGCGCTTCATTCGGTACGAGGCGTACGCCGCATATGGGCGCGGGTTGGAGGCGCAAGCGGACGGGAAGCTCAACGATGCGATTGGGTGGTTTACCGAGGCATCACGTTACGACCCGAAGAGCCCTGAAATTTGGACGCGTCTCGGAAGCGCGATCTGCTCGGCGTCATCGTCATCGACACCAGAAGCGGCCGATGCATTCGACCAAGCCGAGCAGCTCGATCCCACGTTCGAGCCGCTGTACCGTGCGCGAGCTCGATGTGCCCTTGCATCGTCGAACCTGGATGCAGCGCTCGCCCATGCAGCGCGCGCAGTTGCCCTCGATCCGGACAACGACGACGGGGTCCTGCTGTACGCAGACATGTTGGAGCGACGCGGCAAGGCGGAAGACGCAACGCGTTTGCTCGACGGGCACCTCGTTCGCCACCCGGCGTCCGTGAGCGCGTGGCGTGCGCGTTATGAGCTCGCAGCGCGAAGACGCGACGCGCCTGCGATGGAGCGATCTGCGCGGATTCTCGTACGGCTTGCGCCACACATGTCCGCGGAGATCGGTCGCGCCGTGCCAACGCTCGCACCGCTCGCTCGGGTCGACGACGCAATCCGCCAAGGGAACATCGACGACGCTCGCAAGGCCGCTCGACAGGCTCGGCTGCCGCCGGCGGAGCTTGCCGTTCGGGCGGCAGCGATGGGTGCGCAGAAGCTAGCGCGTGAACAAGCCGAACATGTTTTAGGTGCGGATCCTGCGAGCGGATCGGCACGCGTGGCGCTTGCGTCGACAAGCGATGCGATGGCGGACGCGCAGGCCGTTGGCGTGGCGCTCGACTTGCCAGCAGGCGTGCGCATCACGCCGCTATCGCCACTGGCGCGGCTGGTGTTCGCCGAGCTGCTCGTGCGACACGCCGAACGCGATGCGGCACGTGCGTTCATGGGATCCGTCGAATCCGATGGAACGAACGATCCGGTGTTCGAATCGCTCAGGTTGCATCTTGCGGGAAGACTTGGCGCCTCACCCCCCGGCCCCCTCTCCAACTTCGCTTCGCTCGTGGAGAGGGGGAGACGAGCGTCTCTCCGTTAG
- a CDS encoding NADH-quinone oxidoreductase subunit N: MNTDIFLGLSPLLVVSFGGVLLMVAEALSRRGYDQAEHRASGPSGELSILSAITLFVGAVFAAAIWVVGPDKLDGAAAAVAPWLILDRFTLFFSFLLCVGGALAALLAGGYLPEHRIDRGEFYPLVIFSTVGAMILVAAGDLLSLFLGLETMSLGVYAMVGFRRASLRSTEAAVKYFMLGSFGAALLLYGGALLYGATGHTDFVGIRAGLIALANGGSAVNVGMTLGAAALIIAGLAFKVSAVPFHMWTPDAYEGAPTPATTYMAVAVKSAAFAMMLRVFIGAFSESGLDSWSAGWPPIVALLAVLTMTVANLIAGQQESVKRMLAYSSIAHAGYVLVGVVATMRAGDDAQGSILFYLLAYTVSTVGAFGALIWCGSRGAEAVSYEDLAGVGKRHPMAGFAFALFLLSLAGVPPTAGFFGKLYIVKASIGAGLVPLAVILLLNSVVSAYYYLRVLVFMYMREPAPGAPIATPMRSGYVATALVVAGVLVVILGLWPTTSLQLAVEAALASR, from the coding sequence ATGAACACCGACATCTTCCTCGGCTTGTCACCGTTACTCGTCGTCAGCTTCGGCGGCGTGCTGCTCATGGTCGCCGAAGCGCTGTCGAGGCGAGGCTACGATCAAGCCGAGCATCGCGCTTCGGGACCATCGGGCGAGCTGTCGATTCTGAGTGCCATCACGCTCTTCGTCGGAGCGGTGTTTGCCGCGGCAATCTGGGTCGTCGGTCCTGACAAACTCGACGGTGCAGCAGCGGCTGTCGCCCCGTGGCTCATCCTCGATCGATTCACGCTGTTCTTCTCGTTCCTGCTCTGCGTGGGTGGCGCGCTCGCGGCACTTCTCGCAGGCGGATACCTCCCGGAACACCGAATCGATCGCGGCGAGTTCTACCCGCTCGTCATCTTCTCGACCGTCGGCGCGATGATCCTCGTTGCCGCGGGTGACCTGCTGTCGCTCTTTCTCGGTCTCGAGACGATGTCGCTTGGTGTGTACGCCATGGTCGGTTTCCGCCGCGCATCGCTGCGCAGCACCGAAGCCGCCGTGAAGTACTTCATGCTCGGATCGTTCGGCGCAGCGCTCTTGCTTTACGGCGGCGCGCTTCTTTACGGCGCCACCGGGCACACCGACTTCGTGGGCATTCGCGCGGGCCTCATCGCGCTCGCGAATGGCGGCAGCGCTGTGAACGTCGGCATGACGCTCGGCGCAGCGGCGCTCATCATTGCCGGCCTTGCTTTCAAGGTGAGCGCGGTGCCGTTCCACATGTGGACGCCCGATGCGTACGAAGGTGCGCCCACGCCTGCGACGACCTACATGGCCGTTGCAGTCAAGAGCGCCGCATTCGCCATGATGCTGCGCGTCTTCATCGGCGCCTTCAGCGAAAGCGGCCTCGATTCGTGGTCCGCCGGATGGCCGCCCATCGTGGCACTCCTCGCCGTCCTCACGATGACCGTCGCGAACCTCATCGCGGGTCAGCAAGAATCGGTCAAGCGCATGCTCGCGTATTCGAGCATCGCGCATGCGGGTTATGTGCTCGTAGGTGTCGTCGCCACCATGCGTGCCGGCGACGACGCGCAGGGCAGCATCCTGTTCTACCTGCTCGCGTATACCGTCTCGACCGTGGGCGCTTTCGGTGCCCTCATCTGGTGCGGTAGCCGTGGTGCAGAAGCCGTGAGCTACGAAGACCTCGCAGGCGTTGGGAAACGTCATCCCATGGCGGGCTTCGCCTTCGCGCTGTTTCTCCTGTCGCTTGCGGGCGTACCCCCGACCGCAGGCTTCTTCGGCAAGCTGTACATCGTCAAGGCGTCGATCGGCGCGGGCCTCGTTCCGCTCGCCGTCATTCTGCTCCTGAACAGCGTCGTGTCCGCGTACTACTACCTGCGCGTGCTCGTGTTCATGTACATGCGTGAGCCGGCCCCAGGCGCTCCGATCGCAACCCCCATGCGGTCGGGTTACGTCGCCACGGCGCTCGTCGTTGCCGGCGTCCTCGTCGTGATCCTCGGCTTGTGGCCCACGACGTCGCTTCAACTTGCCGTCGAAGCTGCTCTCGCTTCACGCTAA
- a CDS encoding NADH-quinone oxidoreductase subunit M, producing MNLFDYVFQQWPAIAVGIIGALVPRGASGKQRAGLGLIAALTTFFVMWLWPSGTPAQATETPPNEWPHLLNLLIALPLAGAAAVLFIPRQMLSLLRGFTYLVLGIGFVASLWLLAVPMTAGWHFQYIKDWIPSLGIRYHVALDGISLWMVLLTTFVTPIAVYASFGSIKTRIKELCFAFLLLQGAMIGAFVALDLFLFYVFWELMLVPMFLMIGIWGGVDKIKAAVKFFLYTMAGSVLMLAAIVYLVWAHQKLTGDFSFDFLALSRVVLPKSAQVLCFWAFSLAFFIKVPMWPVHTWLPDAHVQAPTGGSVILAAVMLKLGTYAYMRFSMGLFPGPASSLAANLAGVAILGGILYGALVAWKQRDVKRLVAYSSVAHLGFVMLGLFSATPTGSQGAVLQMVNHGMSTGALFLLVGVIYDRRHTREVDEFGGLAKVMPIYAVVFLIVTFASVGVPGTNGFIGEFLVIMGTYMSERLGKFAGIHTVGAAAGVILAAVYMLSVVQKMFFGPLTNPKNKHLPDMTVRETLAVAPFVVMIFVIGFFPSIFLDRMKDAVQLHHNQFKTVSGQAILFADERDAKLLPEDTFAPAFMKGAPKKPSADEKADAQAANARAGGEGKVAQ from the coding sequence ATGAACCTGTTCGACTACGTGTTCCAACAGTGGCCTGCGATTGCGGTCGGCATCATCGGCGCGCTCGTGCCGCGCGGCGCGTCAGGCAAACAGCGCGCGGGGCTGGGCTTGATCGCCGCATTGACGACGTTCTTCGTGATGTGGCTCTGGCCCTCCGGCACTCCAGCGCAAGCGACGGAAACGCCGCCCAACGAGTGGCCTCATCTGCTCAACCTGCTCATCGCGCTACCGCTCGCGGGTGCTGCGGCGGTGCTGTTCATCCCGCGTCAGATGCTGTCGCTGCTGCGAGGCTTCACGTACTTGGTGCTCGGCATCGGGTTCGTCGCCTCGTTGTGGCTTTTGGCAGTACCGATGACGGCAGGCTGGCATTTCCAGTACATCAAGGACTGGATCCCGTCGCTCGGCATTCGTTACCACGTGGCGCTCGACGGCATCAGCCTGTGGATGGTGCTGCTCACGACGTTCGTCACGCCAATCGCGGTGTACGCATCGTTCGGTTCGATCAAGACGCGCATCAAGGAACTGTGCTTCGCGTTCCTGCTCTTGCAGGGCGCGATGATCGGCGCGTTCGTCGCACTCGACCTGTTCCTGTTCTACGTGTTCTGGGAACTGATGCTCGTGCCGATGTTCCTGATGATCGGCATCTGGGGTGGCGTCGACAAGATCAAGGCCGCGGTGAAGTTTTTCCTGTACACCATGGCGGGCTCGGTCCTGATGCTCGCGGCCATCGTGTACTTGGTCTGGGCGCATCAGAAGCTCACGGGTGACTTCTCCTTCGACTTCCTCGCGCTCTCGCGCGTGGTGTTGCCGAAGAGCGCGCAAGTCCTTTGCTTCTGGGCCTTCTCGCTCGCGTTCTTCATCAAGGTTCCGATGTGGCCGGTGCACACGTGGTTGCCCGACGCGCACGTCCAAGCGCCGACGGGTGGCTCCGTGATCCTGGCCGCGGTGATGCTGAAGCTCGGCACCTACGCGTACATGCGGTTCTCGATGGGCCTGTTCCCCGGACCCGCATCGAGCCTTGCAGCGAATCTCGCCGGCGTCGCCATTCTCGGCGGCATCCTTTACGGCGCGCTCGTCGCCTGGAAACAACGCGACGTCAAACGCCTCGTGGCCTACTCGTCCGTCGCTCACTTGGGCTTCGTGATGCTCGGCCTCTTCAGCGCAACGCCCACGGGTTCTCAAGGCGCCGTTTTGCAGATGGTCAACCACGGCATGTCGACCGGTGCGCTGTTCCTCTTGGTCGGCGTGATCTACGACCGCCGTCACACGCGCGAAGTCGACGAGTTCGGCGGCCTCGCCAAGGTGATGCCCATCTACGCCGTCGTGTTCCTCATCGTCACGTTCGCGTCGGTGGGTGTTCCGGGGACCAACGGGTTCATTGGCGAATTCCTCGTCATCATGGGCACGTACATGTCCGAGCGACTCGGCAAGTTCGCCGGAATCCACACCGTAGGTGCGGCAGCGGGCGTCATCCTTGCCGCCGTCTACATGCTGTCGGTCGTGCAGAAGATGTTCTTCGGACCTCTCACGAATCCAAAGAACAAGCACCTGCCGGACATGACGGTGCGCGAGACGCTCGCCGTCGCTCCGTTCGTCGTGATGATTTTCGTGATCGGTTTCTTCCCCTCGATCTTCCTCGATCGAATGAAGGACGCGGTGCAGCTCCACCACAACCAGTTCAAGACCGTCTCGGGCCAAGCGATTCTCTTCGCGGACGAACGAGACGCGAAGTTGCTCCCCGAAGACACGTTTGCTCCGGCATTCATGAAAGGCGCCCCGAAGAAGCCGTCCGCCGATGAAAAAGCGGACGCGCAAGCGGCAAACGCTCGCGCGGGTGGTGAAGGGAAGGTGGCGCAATGA
- the nuoL gene encoding NADH-quinone oxidoreductase subunit L, with translation MEALKAQFPATNFTLLAVVLALPLLGAFINGVFGKRLGKDGVRLMALSAIGGAFIASLVTFLLLPSGGGRLAWTAWRWFTLSGRMQQSIPIDVAFSVDGMSATMMLVVTGVGFLIHLYSSEYMVKDPGYYRFFSYLNLFCFAMLTLVMADNMAVLFVGWEGVGLCSYLLIGFWFEDDKNATAGKKAFIANRIGDFGLLVAMAMLLYYTGSLRFEIISANARNLLDPVTVWPFGNLPLEAQWDAQNPGANAAYKAIVHAFLPEKPVQVYASTLVGWAMFLGAAGKSAQIPLYVWLPDAMAGPTPVSALIHAATMVTAGVYLVARTSSVFLMSPAAMATVAVIGTATALFAASIGLFQNDLKKVLAYSTVSQLGFMFIGVGVGAFAAGFFHVFTHAFFKACLFLGAGSVIHAMHARIHDTDKSQDMRNMGGLRKYMPLTRWTFLISCFAIAGAPPLAGFWSKDEILWRAFSTKINAPELGRMEPLWTWPSWLGATIYWVGVLAATMTAFYMFRAYFLTFHGEFRGWKIVAGFKAAHGHDDHGHGHDHHDDGKPLEGPKPHESPLAMTIPLVVLAAFAVFAGFLMAEPLHVEPLGHLLAPVFTKAQDVVVPRYEGIGKLMWPMMGPGVAAFLAGTGAAMVVYLNQRGRPEEQFKKAFPGLYKLIYDKWRIDELYDATVIGMVDALADIFTIADKWIIDGIIAKATAAVVGAAGTVLRLFQTGRVQVYAAAMALGMAGVGWYLVVPHAVATVDESKVRASGEVVISAEGGLGYSYRWEGISPADEKEFGKTREVRINLNPGEKKDVKLHVRNAFAQEATQTFALARPGRGFGMPNLAPGGAPPTGGVVPQDKIHELINPRGRQ, from the coding sequence GTGGAAGCGCTCAAAGCACAGTTTCCCGCCACGAACTTCACGCTTCTTGCGGTCGTTCTCGCCTTGCCGCTCCTCGGCGCCTTCATCAACGGCGTCTTCGGCAAGCGGCTCGGCAAAGACGGCGTGCGTTTGATGGCGCTCTCCGCGATCGGCGGTGCGTTCATCGCGAGCCTTGTGACGTTCCTCCTTCTGCCCTCGGGCGGTGGACGACTCGCATGGACCGCGTGGCGTTGGTTCACGCTGAGTGGCCGTATGCAGCAGTCGATCCCGATCGACGTTGCATTCAGCGTCGACGGCATGAGTGCGACGATGATGCTGGTAGTCACCGGCGTCGGGTTCCTGATTCACCTCTACTCGAGCGAGTACATGGTGAAGGACCCGGGCTACTACCGGTTCTTCTCGTACTTGAACCTGTTCTGTTTCGCGATGTTGACGCTCGTGATGGCGGACAACATGGCGGTGCTCTTCGTCGGCTGGGAAGGCGTGGGCTTGTGCAGCTACCTGCTCATCGGCTTCTGGTTCGAAGACGACAAGAACGCGACCGCGGGTAAGAAAGCGTTCATCGCCAACCGCATCGGTGACTTCGGTCTGCTCGTCGCGATGGCGATGCTGCTCTACTACACCGGGTCACTGCGCTTCGAGATCATCTCGGCGAATGCACGCAACCTGCTCGATCCGGTGACGGTGTGGCCGTTCGGCAACCTGCCGCTCGAAGCGCAATGGGATGCGCAGAACCCTGGCGCGAACGCGGCCTACAAGGCGATCGTGCACGCGTTCCTCCCGGAAAAACCGGTGCAGGTGTACGCGTCGACGCTCGTTGGTTGGGCGATGTTCCTCGGTGCGGCTGGCAAGAGCGCGCAGATTCCGCTCTACGTCTGGCTCCCGGATGCGATGGCGGGTCCCACGCCGGTCTCCGCGCTCATCCACGCGGCCACGATGGTCACCGCGGGCGTCTACTTGGTTGCTCGCACGTCGTCCGTGTTCCTGATGTCCCCCGCGGCGATGGCGACGGTGGCGGTCATTGGAACTGCAACGGCTTTGTTCGCTGCGTCGATCGGCCTGTTCCAGAACGACCTCAAGAAAGTGCTGGCTTACTCCACGGTCAGTCAGCTTGGGTTCATGTTCATAGGCGTCGGCGTGGGCGCGTTTGCCGCAGGGTTTTTCCACGTCTTCACCCACGCCTTCTTCAAGGCATGCTTGTTCCTCGGAGCCGGCTCGGTGATCCACGCGATGCATGCGCGCATCCACGACACCGACAAGTCGCAAGACATGCGGAACATGGGCGGGCTGCGCAAGTACATGCCGCTGACCCGCTGGACGTTCCTCATCTCGTGTTTCGCGATCGCCGGTGCGCCGCCTCTTGCAGGGTTCTGGTCGAAGGACGAGATCCTGTGGCGAGCGTTCTCGACGAAGATCAACGCTCCCGAGCTCGGTCGCATGGAACCGCTCTGGACGTGGCCTTCATGGCTCGGTGCGACGATCTACTGGGTCGGCGTTCTCGCGGCGACGATGACGGCGTTCTACATGTTCCGCGCGTACTTCCTCACGTTCCACGGCGAGTTCCGTGGGTGGAAGATCGTCGCTGGTTTCAAGGCTGCACATGGTCACGACGACCATGGTCACGGGCATGATCATCACGACGACGGCAAACCTCTCGAGGGGCCGAAGCCGCACGAGTCGCCGCTCGCGATGACGATACCGCTCGTGGTGCTCGCGGCGTTCGCGGTGTTCGCCGGGTTCCTCATGGCCGAACCGCTTCATGTCGAGCCGCTTGGGCACCTGCTCGCACCGGTGTTCACGAAGGCGCAAGATGTCGTGGTTCCTCGCTACGAAGGCATCGGCAAGCTCATGTGGCCGATGATGGGACCAGGCGTTGCTGCGTTCCTCGCCGGTACGGGCGCTGCGATGGTCGTCTACTTGAATCAGCGCGGGCGTCCCGAAGAGCAATTCAAGAAGGCATTCCCCGGCCTCTACAAGCTCATCTACGACAAGTGGCGCATCGACGAGCTCTACGACGCGACGGTCATCGGCATGGTCGACGCGCTCGCGGACATCTTCACGATTGCGGACAAGTGGATCATCGACGGCATCATCGCGAAAGCCACGGCGGCGGTCGTTGGTGCAGCCGGCACGGTGCTGCGCTTGTTCCAAACGGGTCGAGTGCAGGTGTACGCCGCTGCCATGGCGCTCGGTATGGCCGGCGTTGGCTGGTACCTCGTCGTGCCTCATGCCGTCGCAACGGTGGACGAGTCGAAGGTGCGCGCGTCTGGCGAGGTCGTGATCTCGGCGGAGGGCGGTCTTGGTTACTCGTATCGCTGGGAGGGCATCAGCCCTGCTGACGAGAAGGAATTCGGCAAAACGCGTGAGGTTCGGATCAATTTGAACCCTGGTGAGAAGAAGGACGTGAAGCTTCACGTACGTAACGCGTTCGCGCAGGAAGCAACGCAGACGTTTGCTCTTGCGCGTCCGGGACGCGGGTTTGGCATGCCGAACTTGGCTCCGGGCGGTGCTCCGCCGACGGGTGGAGTCGTTCCGCAGGACAAGATCCACGAGCTCATCAACCCGCGAGGCCGCCAATGA